In the genome of Arabidopsis thaliana chromosome 4, partial sequence, the window GCTCGGCTTCCCAGAGACTCGCGTAAAGCCTCATTGGTTGCTTCGTTGGGAACGGAACTCCAATTGACTCGGAGTTCTTGAACTCTCTAATAGGAATTCCATCAACTGTAAAActgaaagagaaaacagaaaatagaGAATTCGGTTCATGAGCTCACAGcctcaaaacataaaaatttacGTACAAGGGATCAAAGGTTGCACTTACATAATCCTTTGGGGATTCCATGTGATGCAATAAGTGTGAAAGTTAACAGTTGGGTCGAACCATAGATGAAATTGTTGTTCTTTGTCTCCTGAGCCTTTTGTGTAAACATTAGTATGGAGAGTATACGGATGACCACTTAGGTTTCCTAAGAACTCGAAATCAATCTCATCCCACGTAGTTCCCGGAGACTTAAGCTACACAAAGTCATCATAAACACCAAAATATTCAATAATCTAGGACgaataaaatatgtttgttaAAAGAACTGCTTTGAGATTGTATGTGACTTACATAGAATGTTGTTACTGTTCCAGCTGAGTTACCAGGGACAAGTTTCATTTGAACCTCGGCTTTGCCATAGAGAAACTCCTGGTTGGACTGAAAACCGGATCCAGAGGATTTGTCGAGCGAGAGAGATAGAAGCTTTCCATCTCTGTCGCGCACCTTTCCACGGCCGTCACCCCAATGTATCTGAACATCTTTGTGGAAGCTACCCGCATAGACATGCATAGATTGTGCCGCAAAGAGAAACATAATCAAGAACGCAAAACTTGTACCACAAGAAAGCttcatttttgtatatattttggagGTGTATTGATATCTCAAATGTATTGTTGATGAAAAATTGAGTTAAGCGACATGAGTTTATATAGTGTTTGGAAATGGcaaaggaaagagagaaggaagtTTCATGGGTTTGATTATTTATCGTGGGCTGTATTCTAGTTGGCTCATTAGACCTCTTGCTGGTTGTTACAAATTGAAACCAATAAAAGATAATTTCATTACTCGTTTATTgttacaaaacagagaaaataatgtatatagaCATTCGTATATCACATGCTGGTCCCGCGTTGAGATTATTATCAACACTGCTTTGACTTTCAAACATGAGCGTAAACCCTCCCCACCGCATAGAGGTTCGAATGACAAATATATTTGcattttaatactttttttcctaattaaCAACTTTAcgatttattgatttaatttaactaaaataaatgttcTAATCCTTAGATAAACACCAATATAATGGCAAAGTTTCCTAAAACTTAGGTATTGAAAAATAGCTACAAGTTTTCCATAGTTGAATCTTGATTTTAATTTGGCTGATAGTCTTGtcaaatataatttcttttggttttaatcGATCTCCCAGCAGaaaacatttcattttatttgggTGAAGATAACAACATAAGTTTGGACGGTGTAATAGAATGTAACTGAATCTTGTAACAGCATGATTAAAGCTAGTACCCGatcaaaatacataaaataagtTATAGCCTTGAGATTTAGTTTGACACGTTTAGTGCGTAGGAAACTTTCTTAAACTGATTTAACAATATCCATTTACAAATGAGCATAACCTTTTTCACATTGAAACAAGCCATTCTTAATATTAGCTTGAAACGAACCTTAAACATAACAAACATATCTAGATCAAGAAAAATGTTCCTttaatttgaacaaaaataaagtatattttggaaatttggactgtaaaaaaaattgtgatgtTGAATCTTGGACCAGTACGTGCGTCATCCAACCAGTAACTAGTAAAGTAGTAAGcttatcatttatatatgtccttcaatatttagttttctttactCGTTTACTGTTACAAAACAGAGatattaataatgtatatCACATGCTAGTCCTGCGTTGAGGTTATTTGTCAACACGGCTTCTGACTTTTGACTTAAGCGCAAACCCTCCCCGCCGCATAGAGGGTTCtgatgtttatttattttacgaGTTACGACCAAACAGACCCACCCATGCACTCGTATAGTTTAGCGttcaatccaaaaaaaaacgatacaAAAGAGCATAATAGTCGTCATATTTaactaaaccttaaaaacacTTCCAATTAcagaaataatttttcttacaaagaCTGTTGAATTgatcaataaaatttaattatattatgtttttcaaaGTGTTTTTGATTAATCAACTAAATATCCGCACATTAACATACAAAATAAGATGCCAACCTCTATGGAAGCACAAATGcacaataatataaatatatgtgtcACATACTCACATGCATTATGCTAAATGAAGATATGGTGGGATATGGACGTTCAACACAGCTAAAATATCGCACCGCTTCTCGCCTCCATTCACGCTGAATTCTTTTATTAAAGTATAAATACCTATATCCTACTGCGCTTGAAACTAAGCTTGAAACAAAACCTGGaaaaaattctattttattcAGAAAAAGGTCGAAATTTGGGCCATTCATTATCCATCAAGTAAggttatatattattcaatttaTCCCCAAGTATCGTTGTACGTATATAGTAACGACAtgttttaaaaggtttttagaATGGAAGAACTCATTGTTCATTGTAAAAAAGATCTTACACAAACACGCATATATTTGGTAACAAATGAATTGAAAAATTATAGATAAGAAGAACCATTGAGTTACAAAGACAACGTCAAGTAACTTATTTATGAATCAAAGAATCAATCATTTAGCTGCACTCTGGAGGAACACCTCGAGGAAACCTTTTTTTATCGGAGCAATAGTTGTAAACCATGTATTTACTCTGTACCCCTTTCATTCTTGTCTGGCCATTCGAATCGAGTTTTTGAGTGAACCATTGGGAATTTGCGGGACAAACTGACTTTCCATTAACCCATACACATCCCTCGACATTGTAGTTTCTGTAATAAGCGGTGAAAGGAGCTTTTGACCAATCTGTTTTCTCTAATCCTCCCCTTGTAGCCCAATGCTCTGCTTCCCATAGACTCGCATATAGCCTCATTGGTTGCTTTGTTGGGAATGGGACTCCACGTGACTCGGCATTCATAAACTCTCTAATTGGAATCCCATCAACGGTAAAACTGGAGAGAATAAAAGATTCTTGGTTCATGAGTTTATATCctcaaacataaatattatgTATGGTACAAAGGAAGGAGTTTCGACACTTACATAATTCTTTGTGGATTCCATGTGATGCAATAAGTGTGAAAGTTAGCGGTTGGGTCAAACCATAGATGAAATTGTTGTTCTTTGTCTCCTGAGCCTTTTGTGTAAACATTAGTATGGAGAGTATATGGATGACCACTTATGTTCCCCAAAAACTCGAAATCAATCTCATCCCATGTAGTTCCCGGAGATTTAAGCTACACAAATTAGAACATCATATAAGCAAGTGGTACGAACATTTTATGAAATAGCAAAACATGACAAGAACGTTACATGTTACTTACATAGAATGTTGTGACGGTTCCAGCAGAGTTACCAGGGACAAGTTTCATTTGAACTTCGGCTTTACCATAGAGAAACTCTTGATTAGATTGGAAACCTGAACCAGAGGATTTGTCAAGCGAGAGAGATAGAAGTTTCCCTTGATTATCGTGAATCTTTCCACGACCATCACCCCAATGTATCTTAACGTCTTTGTGGAAGCTGCCTGCATAGACGCTGATAGATTGTGCtgcaaagagaaagagaatcaaGAACGTAAAAGacttcatttttattagatCTCTCTAGGAGTTTTGATATCTCAGATGTATATTGTTGATGGAATATTGAGGTAAGTGACATTAGTTTATATAggggaaaaagagagatggaAGTTTCATGGGTTTGATCATTTATGGTGCATGTGCTTTTGTCTACTCGGAGGCACATTCACAGCTTCTaatataattatgtatatagATTATTTGATTCGTTGTTGGCTGTTGCCAAGTGAATCCAATAAaaaactctttctttatttgtttattgttatCAAACCGAAATAATGTTTGGACATTTGTACAAAATTGAATGGTCCCAATGTTTTGATATGTCAACACGGCTTCGACTTTCGAGCGCACCGCCTAACTAATGAGAAGCTCAAGATGTCTGAGAACACTCCGAATGAGGAAGCATATTCGACAATCGACATCATCCGATGCCTTGTGTCAGACAAAACAGCAAAAACGACAGTGTTTCaaccaaagaaaagattgtGTTGGGCTTAAGTGATTCAGacccaaaccaaaagaagCCCATGACATTACAACGGTCATTCATTCTCAActaaagacaaaaacagaTGAATGCGAGTTCTTCTTCTACGCAATCGGTTTGAGATTCTCAtgtgtgaagaaaaaaactagtcTAATATATGGGAACGATTGAAACAAACCGAATTCAAACACCATAATATATTCTCAAAAATTAAACTCCAGATGGATCTAATAAAATTCAAGAGATCTTATAATAGATTGAAGGGGCTAGGAAAGATCAAAACGTGAGTTTCTCACTACTTCAGGTTTTCTCCGGTGAAAGATTCTCTCAATGTCATCTCTCTCTTAATCATCCAAGTAGTAATAACATCCCGCAAGCTTCTGGTCACTATCCTTCATCGAATCGAGTTTATTGATTCTTGGTCTGAAATTCGTAGGATCTCGTCTGAAAGTGATGTTCAAACGAGACAAGAACAAATTCATTCCACTACGTAGAGACTGAGGAGAAGATGCCGTGCAATCCACGGAAGGTTCTCCTTCATACACAATAACTTTATCTGCCAAATACGTAGCCATTATGAAATCGTGCAAAAGCCGCCTTCTTCATCTGAAGAATGAATCTCTTTATGACTTTGGAAGCTATAATTCTCTGCTCCGAATCAAGAAACGCGCTCGGTTCATCGATCAAGTAGATATCCGCAGATTTACCAAGGCATAAAGCTAAAGCAACCCTTTGTTTCTCTCCACCTGATAGTTTGTTGAAGCTTTTATCCATGAGCTCCTCGATCTTGAGCGGTTTCATAACGTCTGACACGAATTGGTGTTCTGCATATGCGTTAGGGATCTTCCTGTGTATCAAATCTCTAACAGTAATCTCAAATTTACGGTTTGACATATGTTGATTCTtgtaagaaacagagaactGTGGTATCTCATGTACTTGAgatccttcttcatcaataTCAAGCTTCGAACCCGCAAGCATTTTGATAAACGTTGTCTTCCCCGTTCCATTCTCTCCCAACATAACTATAATCTGAGAATCCGTGAATTCTCCTTGGTTCAATCTCAGCTTGAAGTCCCCTCGAGTTATAGTCATTGCAGGGTAATTGTACCTTGCATAAGAAGCTACTTCTTAGGCTTGCAACAGTCTGCGTTGACGACAGGGATTCGAGTCATACGATCTGCCATCTCTTTTTCCCGATGAATCGAGTAAGAAGACTCAACTTGGagaattattttttaggtCAAAGAACGGACTTGTAGGGTTTTATTAGTCATAAAACAGGGGAAAAAACGGAGCACGTGGACCGTGGTTCGACCGATCCAAATTAGCTAAATCCGGCTCTCTACTAACCAAGAACAATCCGGTTATGATGTATAAAGGAAAGGAAAGTAGATAAAGGAAGGTGAGCCACTAAAGTCATCGTCACCTCCGTAGCTTCCGCCGTTGCCGTTCAGATGACCACCGCTGAGTTAAATCCATTTCCGTCTCGCTCCGTTTTTCTCGGTGTCGACGTTGGCACTGGAAGCGCCCGTGCCGGTAATCCTTCTGTCTTATTCCCCGAGTTAAAATCTCgtcaattttgaaaaattgtaGTCTTCTTAGATTCGTGAGAATGATGATTGATTTAGTGGCGATGAAATTTGATATCAGTCTACTAAAAATCGATTCTTTTTAATGTTGAAAATCGACCAGCAAtgcaattttggttttgtagcTTAAGTTGATTATGATGCAGGTTTGTTCGATGATAATGGGAAGCTTCTAGGATCTGCTACTAGTCCAATACAGATTTGGAAGGATGGAGACTGTATTGAGGTTATTATGTTGGATAAGGGAGATCATGGCTTATTTGTTTAGAGATTAACTTTGACATTGATAATATTATTGGAACAGCAATCTTCAACAGATATTTGGCATGCAGTTTGTGCTGCTGTGAAATCTGCTTGCTCTCTTGCAAATGTTTCGGATGTGGAAGTGAAAGGAATAGGCTTTGCTGCCACGTGCTCTCTCGGTGTGTAGAATCTGCTTATAACCGTCTTTGTGTTTGGCTGAATAAGAGGAGCTTAACGGTGACAATGTaacgtttatttttgtttgtagtgGCGGTTGATGCTGAGGGATCTCCTGTTACAGTGTCGTGGAGTGGTGATTCAAGAAGAAACATTATTGTATGGATGGACCATAGAGCTGTAAAGCAGGCAGAGAGAATCAACTCATTTAATTCTCCAGTCTTGCAGTACTGTGGTGGCGGTGTTTCTCCAGAAATGGAGCCACCAAAAGTAGGTACAACTTTCTTATAGGGGTTCTTTATATGATTGCTTTCTTTGTGTTTGAGCTTGACGAAAAAAGATTTCTCCTTTTGCAGCTTTTATGGgtgaaagaaaatcttaagGAGTCTTGGTCAATGGTGTATAAGTGGATGGACTTGAGTGATTGGCTATCCTACAGGTGCCTCAggcctttttttctttaaccttttgttccctatGAGATAATTATCTTTGCATTTcctgatttcttttgtttctcccTAGAGCTACTGGAGATGATACACGTAGTTTGTGCACCACAGTATGTAAATGGACTTATCTTGGCCATGCACACATGCACCAGATGACTGAGAAGGCTTCTCGTGATATGGAAGCTTGTGGATGGGATGATGAGTTCTGGGAAGAAATTGGTTTAGGCGATTTGGTAGATGGGCACCATGCTAAGATTGGTATGCATCTctctttgtttgcttgagcTGTTAAGAAAGGCTCTTAGAGGAACTGTGAAACCTCTACTTTTTACCTTCTGACAATGTTATTTCTATTGTTATACAGGACGAAGTGTAGCTTTTCCTGGACATCCACTGGGTAATGGTCTAACTGCAACCGCTGCTAAGGTAAGTTCTTTACAGAGCAACCactaaaaattaagaaaatagaggTATTTAGATACAAGAACAATCGCTTTATTTCTTCTGTGGGTCTTAGAGCATACTTACTACTTCTTAGGTCTATATTTTCATTCTGTTACATAATTCCTTTTTATCctattgttttcattattcaCAGGAACTGGGTCTGTTAGCTGGAACTCCTGTTGGGACTTCACTCATTGATGCTCATGCCGGTGGTGTTGGGGTCATGGAAAGTAAATTAGAATCAGACTCCTTGACGAAAGGTAGACTTACTTTTCTATAATAGTATAGCGTAACCTGACATATGAGTCCCTAAGAATTGGCATTTTCAGAGTCAGATGTGGATACCTTGTGCTCTCGAATGGTCTTGGTATGTGGCACATCAACTTGTCATATGGCTGTTTCCCGTGAAAAGCTGTTTATTCCTGGCGTGTGGGGGCCTTTTTGGTCAGGTACTGACACTTTTGGTTTCTATTCTTACAATTTGATATATGAAATCTCACTCTTGTttctccaaaacaaacaactatTGTAGCTATGGTTCCGGAGTATTGGCTTACAGAAGGAGGACAAAGTGCTACTGGAGCTTTACTTGATCACATCATCGAAAATCATGTTGCTTCTCCCCGTCTTGCAAATCGTGCTGCTTCCCAGAGTAGAAAATCTTCCTCTTTCCACTTCTCTTGGCGAAATATTTGATTGAATGCTATAATTGTCTTATAGTTTGTTTTGCACTTGCCATTGTCTCGATCTCGTGCAGAAGTTTCTGTGTTTGAACTCCTAAACAACATTTTGAAAACGATGGCTGAAGATACAAGTTCTCCATTTATATCTGCCCTTACCTCAGACATGCATATCCTTCCCGACTTTCACGGAAACAGGTGactaaaacagagaattctgctctgtttcttctcttttgagCTATATTGATTCAAAGTTGTGTTACAGATCTCCCGTTGCAGACCCAAATTCGAAAGGAGTGATATTCGGAATGTCTCTTGACACGTCCGAGAAGCAGTTGGCTCTTCTATACCTCGCCACAATTCAGGGAATCGCATATGGTACACGTCATATCGTAGAGCATTGCAATACTCATGGTCACAAAGTAAGTTTTCTCCAACTTTCTTCACACATCGTTCTATAGAAACAGTACAAGACATTTACTTCCTCAGGAAACAAAACAGCCTCAtatttctctgtctctctacCTGTGATGTTAGATTGATACACTGCTTGCTTGTGGCGGCCTTTCAAAGAACCCATTGTTCATCCAAGAACATGCTGATATAGTCGGTATATTACCAACCACACTCGCTTTCCTCTTCTATATTCGAACCAATCACTAAAATGATCCAGGAGTAATCTTACTAAACCTATCTATTCATAGGTTGTCCGATTATTCTTCCTCGAGAAAGCGAGTCTGTTCTCTTAGGAGCAGCAATTCTTGGAGCAGTTGCTGGCAAGAACTACCCTAGTCTCCATGATGCCATGAAAGCTCTTAACGCAGCTGGACAAGTATACTCTGATCTAACTACTTTGTTTGAGTACCCCAATTCATACATTAATCATGTTATTTATGCTAtttcttttgatgaattttCAGGTGGTTCATCCCTCATCAGACCCTAAGATCAAGAAGTATCACGATGCAAAGTACCGTATTTTCCGCAACCTCTACGAACAGCAATTGTCTCACCGTTCCATCATCGCTGAAGCTCTTGCATAATGTTTCTGATCAACAAAAACTGTATAGTTCTCTGCAACATTTACCTTCCTTTTTCTATACATTCacagtaataataataatctgtTTTGATTGCTCTTCTTGACTAATATGTATATAGAATAATACAATAATGTCATGAAACTTGGGAAATTGGAAGTAAAACAAAGACCAGTGTGAGCTACCGAAACCAAAACCGTAACAATTCGCTACATGTTATATTTGGACTCATTTAGACAttctcttataaaaatatcGAAACTCCtgatgaataaaaaatttatcttGTTTCGATAATGTCAAAAGGtgaataataaagaaaatgaaacatcGATATCCAAACACTGCTGGATGACTtagttccaaaaaaaaaaaccaattatCGTTTATAAAATACTGGTATTATACTATTGTTAACGAAAAGTTCTTAATTTTAAATCTTCCTACCCAAGACTTTTTTAGGGTGGCCAATCTATAGTATTAATAGTACCTACTATGCATAAACTATAAGttatacacataaaaaaatactagaaTACATGCTTAATTATTCACAAAATCTaagaattcaaaacaaattcaagtGTGGCTATCATAATCGAACATGTACACCACTTAATCATAGAGTTGACACTTTCTCccttataatattaaaaaaatcataccaaCAATTTTCTCTTCATGATTCTTCCAAGCTTATATAAAACCATAAGCAAATACCATTTGTTCAAGCCTCACCCAAAATGGCTTTTCCTAGTTGTGTTTCGGTTGCAATCACGGCTATGATGCTACTTGTAACATGTTGTCATTGTGCAACATACCAAGAACAATTCATGGGTCCACAAAACGCAGCAAGAGCTCATTTAAGGCTCAAACCGCTAAAGTGGGACGCCAAATTGGCCCGTTACGCGCAATGGTGGGCTAACCAGAGACGCGGTGACTGCGCCTTGACCCATTCCAATGGACCCTATGGTGAGAATCTCTTTTGGGGCTCAGGCAATAGATGGGGTCCATCTCAAGCCGCCTATGGATGGTTGTCTGAAGCAAGGAGCTATAACTATAGATCTAACTCGTGCAACTCCGAGATGTGTGGCCATTACACACAAATCGTGTGGAAGAACACACAAAAGATTGGTTGCGCTCACGTGATCTGCAATGGCGGAGGAGGCGTATTCTTGACTTGCAATTATGATCCACCGGGGAATTTTCTTGGTAGGAAGCCTTATTGagtatgattttatttgtatatctAAAAAAACTCATGCTAAAAGAGGTTGTTCTTacgttttaactttttctctttttgtatacaatgttattttttattggtaaCGTGAGATCGGGAAAACAACACAACGTATGTTTCTCCCAACATTTTCTTATGTGTGATTTATGCGAGGGCCTTCTTTTGACTAATAAGACCAACGAATCATATTAATATCAGATTTTGGATCGTAATCTAACCAAATAGACAAATATTAGACATTTCTACAATCTTCTTGGATTTGAGGTCTTTTTTGATGAAACtattttctcataattttgtttgcaaAGTTGAAATTTCTCAAGTTGACAGAAGTAAACAGCAAAAAGACAACTTTTACCCAACAGAGAAACGAGAGGGGAGCAGGAACTCTTAAACCATTCCATATAATTAGATCATTCCTTGCACTGCAACAGACATCACTTGCCCCTGTAATAAGATATATAAGGGATTGAGTTTGTATCTCAACATTCATGGAGAGACGAATTGAGAGATATGGGAAAGAAAGGATCTGAAGAGGATAATAATGATACTTACGCGTTCATCATGAGAGTTATGTTGTCTCCTTTAAGCAAAATCCGACCTGAAAATCCAGTATTTGCGAGAGTTagcaccaaaaacaaaaccaatataaGAAATGTGAAAGGAGTCTTGTAGGAGAGTAGCAAGTAACTCACCAAGTGGTTTTctggttttcttcttgatgCTCACTTCCTCTGCCTCATCCAGCACCAAATTCATGTACTCATCAAAACCCTGCACAATGCAAATGTTAAAATAACGAAACAATGAAACACTCAACGTCAACTAAACAACTCGTGGTTAAAGATCTAAGACAACCAAGACATTGATAAATCTTAAGCTTCACAGAAAAGAACAAACTCTGTTATTATCTCAAGAAAGAAATTCTAGCAATACAATCTCAGTCTTAAATCTAGATAATACGCACCAACCGAAATAACCGAACTCATTGCTATCAATTGGTCCCTTACTATcaaacaatgtatataaactCAACGGTAACTAAATCAGCGTAGCAATCAAAATTCGAACAACAAATAGAAACAGCATTATGAAAAATTCCAAGATGTTACACTTCACTTTAAAAGTGTAGCTAGAATCACACAGCTTAACTAACACAAGCATGTCAAATTTTCTAGTTTAACCTATCAACAAAGCAAgaaagttcaaaattttgtgCTAAGCTCGAAACAGGATTATGACTTACAGTAATTCGTCCCTCAATCCTCAAATCTTTCTGCTCAAAAAGCCAAATCTGAATCCGAGCTTTCTACATTATAAGAAGAAccacactatatatataagtacaCACCTCTCACAAACTCAATGGTGTTCCCAAATAGAGTAAAAGTGACGAAAATTAACAGAGTAATCGAAAAACTTACACTTTGGAGAAATCTGAAAATCAGATTCTGAAATCAAAAGTAAGAAGAA includes:
- a CDS encoding CAP (Cysteine-rich secretory proteins, Antigen 5, and Pathogenesis-related 1 protein) superfamily protein (CAP (Cysteine-rich secretory proteins, Antigen 5, and Pathogenesis-related 1 protein) superfamily protein; FUNCTIONS IN: molecular_function unknown; INVOLVED IN: biological_process unknown; LOCATED IN: endomembrane system, extracellular region; EXPRESSED IN: root; CONTAINS InterPro DOMAIN/s: Allergen V5/Tpx-1 related, conserved site (InterPro:IPR018244), Allergen V5/Tpx-1 related (InterPro:IPR001283), Ves allergen (InterPro:IPR002413), SCP-like extracellular (InterPro:IPR014044); BEST Arabidopsis thaliana protein match is: CAP (Cysteine-rich secretory proteins, Antigen 5, and Pathogenesis-related 1 protein) superfamily protein (TAIR:AT5G57625.1); Has 2975 Blast hits to 2877 proteins in 376 species: Archae - 0; Bacteria - 64; Metazoa - 1595; Fungi - 339; Plants - 887; Viruses - 0; Other Eukaryotes - 90 (source: NCBI BLink).); amino-acid sequence: MAFPSCVSVAITAMMLLVTCCHCATYQEQFMGPQNAARAHLRLKPLKWDAKLARYAQWWANQRRGDCALTHSNGPYGENLFWGSGNRWGPSQAAYGWLSEARSYNYRSNSCNSEMCGHYTQIVWKNTQKIGCAHVICNGGGGVFLTCNYDPPGNFLGRKPY
- a CDS encoding Small nuclear ribonucleoprotein family protein (Small nuclear ribonucleoprotein family protein; CONTAINS InterPro DOMAIN/s: Like-Sm ribonucleoprotein (LSM) domain (InterPro:IPR001163), Like-Sm ribonucleoprotein (LSM) domain, eukaryotic/archaea-type (InterPro:IPR006649), Like-Sm ribonucleoprotein (LSM)-related domain (InterPro:IPR010920); BEST Arabidopsis thaliana protein match is: Small nuclear ribonucleoprotein family protein (TAIR:AT2G18740.1); Has 30201 Blast hits to 17322 proteins in 780 species: Archae - 12; Bacteria - 1396; Metazoa - 17338; Fungi - 3422; Plants - 5037; Viruses - 0; Other Eukaryotes - 2996 (source: NCBI BLink).) encodes the protein MASTKVQRIMTQPINLIFRFLQSKARIQIWLFEQKDLRIEGRITGFDEYMNLVLDEAEEVSIKKKTRKPLGRILLKGDNITLMMNAGK